A single region of the Salarchaeum japonicum genome encodes:
- a CDS encoding inositol monophosphatase family protein, producing the protein MSERDRASVVESAARAGARVADEFFRTDIEVETKDGKTDVVTHADRDAQREVIEVVRESFPEDAIVGEEEDELKEVPGRGPVWVIDPIDGTNNYVRDIPLWATSVAAVEDGEAVAAANVLPALGDTYVSNAEGVWVNGDPVSVSEEDDPEAFTVSPTVWWAFADRDEYAGICEGVVERFGDMRRFGSAQVTLSMVAASQLEATVTNVETHPWDTVAGVHMIRRAGGRVTDIEGDEWTPESTGLVASNDTRHEEVLAAARRAIE; encoded by the coding sequence ATGAGCGAACGCGATAGGGCGTCGGTGGTGGAGTCGGCGGCGCGCGCCGGTGCGCGCGTGGCGGACGAGTTCTTCCGGACGGACATCGAGGTGGAGACGAAGGACGGGAAGACGGACGTGGTGACGCACGCCGACCGGGACGCCCAGCGCGAGGTCATCGAGGTGGTTCGGGAGTCGTTCCCGGAGGACGCTATCGTGGGGGAGGAGGAGGACGAACTGAAGGAGGTGCCGGGACGGGGGCCGGTGTGGGTCATCGACCCCATCGACGGGACGAACAACTACGTGCGGGACATTCCGCTGTGGGCGACGAGCGTCGCGGCGGTGGAGGACGGTGAGGCGGTGGCGGCGGCGAACGTCCTGCCCGCGCTCGGCGACACCTACGTCTCGAACGCGGAGGGCGTGTGGGTGAACGGCGACCCGGTGTCGGTGAGCGAGGAGGACGACCCAGAGGCGTTCACGGTGTCGCCGACGGTCTGGTGGGCGTTCGCCGACCGCGACGAGTACGCGGGCATCTGCGAGGGCGTCGTCGAGCGGTTCGGGGACATGCGTCGGTTCGGGAGCGCGCAGGTGACGCTGTCGATGGTGGCGGCAAGCCAGTTGGAAGCGACGGTGACGAACGTCGAGACGCACCCCTGGGACACGGTCGCGGGCGTGCACATGATTCGGCGGGCCGGCGGGCGCGTGACCGACATCGAGGGCGACGAGTGGACGCCGGAGAGCACGGGCCT
- a CDS encoding M14 family metallopeptidase, which yields MRVEQLGDGDPELAVVGGVHGDEPCGVRAIERLLDDDPDVERPVKCIVVNEKALERGVRYVDADLNRSFTPDTPADAHERRLAQELAEEVQGMTVFSIHSTQSHADPFAVSDGRAEHVQRIVPRLSVVALVDTQDFGEGRIFAADADIVEVEAGLQGSETAAENAYTLTREFLTVEGALPGDAVARELPAFTMGDPIPKPAADEYEVFAENFSFVEEGDPVAAADGEVIRADRDFYPVLLSPYGYANQFGYHGQKQESLGQSPSGANSTSVNSRPSAQ from the coding sequence ATGCGCGTCGAACAGTTGGGCGACGGCGACCCCGAGTTGGCCGTCGTCGGCGGAGTGCACGGCGACGAACCCTGTGGGGTTCGCGCGATCGAGCGACTCCTCGACGACGACCCGGACGTCGAACGCCCCGTGAAGTGTATCGTCGTCAACGAGAAAGCCCTGGAGCGCGGCGTCCGGTACGTGGACGCCGACCTGAACCGGTCGTTCACGCCGGACACGCCCGCGGACGCCCACGAGCGGCGACTCGCGCAGGAGCTCGCGGAGGAAGTGCAGGGGATGACCGTGTTCTCCATTCACTCCACGCAGTCCCACGCCGACCCGTTCGCGGTGAGCGACGGGCGCGCCGAGCACGTCCAGCGCATCGTCCCGCGGCTCTCCGTCGTGGCGCTCGTGGACACGCAGGACTTCGGGGAGGGCCGCATCTTCGCCGCGGACGCCGACATAGTCGAGGTCGAGGCCGGCCTCCAGGGGTCGGAGACCGCGGCGGAGAACGCGTACACGCTCACCCGGGAGTTCCTCACCGTCGAGGGCGCGCTCCCCGGCGACGCCGTCGCGCGCGAACTCCCCGCGTTCACGATGGGCGACCCGATTCCGAAACCCGCGGCCGACGAGTACGAGGTGTTCGCGGAGAACTTCTCGTTCGTCGAGGAGGGCGACCCCGTCGCCGCCGCCGACGGCGAGGTCATCCGCGCCGACCGCGACTTCTACCCCGTGCTCCTCTCCCCGTACGGGTACGCGAACCAGTTCGGCTACCACGGGCAGAAACAGGAGTCGCTCGGTCAGTCGCCCTCGGGCGCGAACTCCACGAGCGTCAACTCGCGGCCGAGCGCGCAGTAG
- a CDS encoding UPF0179 family protein, whose amino-acid sequence MLTLVGTRLADPGTEFVYRGEASTCEGCPYRKQCLNLTEGVRYEVTDVRKNGQELDCGVHDGGVVAVDVEPASVRANVPSKGAYAGSKGQLLGPCPHTECPSHEYCEPMGVDFDENRKIEEIVGDPPHDYCALGRELTLVEFAPEGD is encoded by the coding sequence ATGTTGACGCTCGTCGGGACGCGGCTCGCAGACCCCGGGACGGAGTTCGTCTACCGGGGCGAAGCGAGCACTTGCGAGGGCTGTCCGTACCGCAAGCAGTGCCTGAACCTCACCGAGGGCGTCCGGTACGAGGTGACCGACGTCCGAAAGAACGGCCAGGAACTCGACTGCGGCGTGCACGACGGTGGCGTGGTCGCCGTGGACGTGGAACCCGCGAGCGTCCGCGCGAACGTCCCGTCGAAGGGCGCGTACGCCGGGAGCAAGGGCCAGTTGCTCGGGCCGTGTCCGCACACCGAGTGCCCGAGCCACGAGTACTGCGAGCCGATGGGCGTGGACTTCGACGAGAACCGGAAAATCGAGGAGATCGTCGGCGACCCGCCCCACGACTACTGCGCGCTCGGCCGCGAGTTGACGCTCGTGGAGTTCGCGCCCGAGGGCGACTGA
- a CDS encoding AAA family ATPase, whose protein sequence is MSLLVAFGPPAAGKTTLATRLAARFDAPVLHSDDYTTRTYERLLDDARHLLREHALVVLDGTFHDPDWRAWARDSGDTYFLYATADLDTCLRRDWERADSIGEPGVRTIHRAFREQDATADADFTVDTRILPEETTFSLASRRVADWLSP, encoded by the coding sequence ATGAGCCTGCTCGTCGCCTTCGGCCCGCCGGCCGCCGGGAAGACCACGCTCGCGACCCGACTCGCCGCCCGATTCGACGCCCCCGTGCTCCACTCCGACGACTACACCACTCGCACCTACGAGCGCCTGCTCGACGACGCCCGCCACCTGCTCCGCGAGCACGCGCTCGTCGTGCTCGACGGCACGTTCCACGACCCCGACTGGCGAGCGTGGGCGCGCGACAGCGGCGACACCTACTTCCTGTACGCCACCGCCGACCTCGACACCTGCCTCCGCCGCGACTGGGAGCGCGCGGACTCGATAGGCGAACCGGGCGTCAGAACCATCCACCGCGCGTTCCGCGAGCAGGACGCGACCGCGGACGCCGACTTCACCGTGGACACGCGAATCCTTCCCGAAGAAACGACGTTCTCGCTCGCCAGCCGGCGAGTCGCGGACTGGCTCAGTCCGTGA
- a CDS encoding DUF5820 family protein: MTEWSLPDGWTVWSDEDGGRAVLVFRPDVFDGADFPAPCMPTIYVSRRSPEKRLRQRDRTTGPWHVSLSLEPEVRVDAADETVDTRREAVAAATRLAERFANGEVTYRDAYQVPREDYLDELDRLTN; the protein is encoded by the coding sequence ATGACGGAGTGGTCGCTGCCCGACGGCTGGACGGTGTGGAGCGACGAGGACGGCGGGCGCGCCGTGCTGGTGTTCCGGCCGGACGTGTTCGACGGCGCTGACTTCCCCGCGCCCTGCATGCCGACGATTTACGTGAGCCGTCGCAGTCCCGAGAAACGGCTCCGACAGCGCGACCGAACAACGGGGCCGTGGCACGTCTCGCTCTCGCTCGAACCAGAGGTTCGCGTCGATGCCGCGGACGAGACCGTGGACACGCGCCGGGAGGCCGTCGCGGCCGCCACCCGGCTCGCGGAACGCTTCGCGAACGGCGAGGTGACGTACCGGGACGCCTACCAGGTGCCCCGCGAGGACTACCTGGACGAACTCGACCGGCTCACGAACTGA
- a CDS encoding 3-hydroxyacyl-CoA dehydrogenase/enoyl-CoA hydratase family protein, with protein sequence MDVEDIDTIAVLGAGNMGHGIAEVAALAGYDVNLRDIKEEFVQNGYEQIEWSLDKLADSGQITQDEADSALDRVTPVVDMEDATGDADFVVEAVPEKMDIKKNVYRELEDHAPDDAVFATNTSSLSITELSEVTERPARFCGMHFFNPPIRMQLVEVISGEHTDDEVLDLTEALARQFGKTPVRVRKDSPGFIVNRVLVPLLNEAAWTVHEEDATIAEVDSTTKYDMGLPMGSFELADQVGIDVALDVLEYMNDVLGAAYEPCPLLVEKVEADELGKKSGQGFYDYEDGGADIPTDESSEDVRLRLTAVMANEVAKLVGNDVADPAEIDEAVMLGAGFPDGPARLADESDLATLRDTLDDLHEETGAERYAPADYLVELADSEGTFHPEHGGEETEQDFDTISIEVTENVGHITLDRPHRMNTVNEALLDELGTAVDVLDDDEDARAILITGAGDQAFSAGADVQSMAGSADPLDAVELSRLGQSTFGKLERVDLPVVAGIDGYCLGGGMEMATCADLRVASQRSEFGQPEHNLGLLPGWGGTQRLKNIVGEGRAKEIIFTADRYEAAEMESYGFVNEVTQNDSLEDEAFDLAKKLAQGPPLAQKYTKRAMRAGRDSTEAGLEAEAQAFGQLMNTDDLMEGVTAFMGDRDPDFQGK encoded by the coding sequence ATGGACGTCGAAGACATCGACACCATCGCGGTGCTTGGCGCCGGAAACATGGGCCACGGCATCGCGGAGGTCGCCGCGCTCGCGGGGTACGACGTGAACCTGCGGGACATCAAGGAGGAGTTCGTGCAGAACGGCTACGAGCAAATCGAGTGGAGTCTCGACAAGCTCGCCGACAGCGGTCAGATAACCCAGGACGAGGCCGACAGCGCGCTCGACCGCGTGACTCCCGTGGTGGACATGGAGGACGCGACGGGCGACGCGGACTTCGTCGTGGAGGCCGTCCCGGAGAAGATGGACATCAAGAAGAACGTCTACCGGGAGCTCGAAGACCACGCGCCCGACGACGCGGTGTTCGCGACGAACACGTCCTCGCTCTCCATCACGGAGCTCTCCGAGGTGACGGAGCGACCCGCGCGCTTCTGCGGGATGCACTTCTTCAATCCGCCCATCCGGATGCAGCTCGTGGAAGTCATCTCGGGCGAGCACACCGACGACGAGGTGCTCGACCTCACCGAGGCCCTCGCGCGCCAGTTCGGGAAGACGCCCGTGCGCGTCCGGAAGGACAGCCCGGGGTTCATCGTGAACCGCGTGCTCGTCCCGCTCCTCAACGAGGCGGCGTGGACGGTTCACGAGGAGGACGCGACCATCGCGGAGGTCGATTCCACGACGAAGTACGACATGGGCCTCCCGATGGGGTCGTTCGAGCTCGCAGACCAGGTCGGCATCGACGTGGCGCTCGACGTGCTCGAATACATGAACGACGTGCTCGGCGCGGCGTACGAGCCGTGCCCGCTCCTCGTGGAGAAGGTCGAGGCGGACGAACTCGGGAAGAAGTCCGGCCAGGGCTTCTACGACTACGAGGACGGCGGCGCTGACATCCCGACCGACGAGTCCTCGGAGGACGTGCGCCTCCGCCTCACCGCCGTGATGGCGAACGAGGTCGCGAAGCTCGTCGGGAACGACGTGGCCGACCCCGCCGAAATCGACGAGGCCGTGATGCTCGGCGCGGGCTTCCCGGACGGCCCCGCGCGCCTCGCGGACGAGTCCGACCTCGCGACGCTCCGCGACACGCTCGACGACCTCCACGAGGAGACCGGCGCGGAGCGCTACGCGCCCGCCGACTACCTCGTCGAACTCGCCGATTCGGAGGGAACCTTCCACCCCGAGCACGGCGGCGAGGAGACCGAGCAGGACTTCGACACCATCAGCATCGAGGTGACGGAGAACGTCGGGCACATCACGCTCGACCGCCCGCACCGCATGAACACCGTGAACGAGGCATTGCTGGACGAACTCGGCACCGCCGTGGACGTGCTGGACGACGACGAGGACGCGCGCGCCATCCTCATCACGGGCGCGGGCGACCAGGCGTTCAGCGCCGGCGCGGACGTCCAGTCCATGGCGGGGAGCGCCGACCCCCTCGACGCCGTCGAACTCTCCCGTCTCGGCCAGTCCACGTTCGGCAAACTCGAACGCGTCGACCTCCCCGTCGTCGCCGGTATCGACGGCTACTGCCTCGGCGGCGGCATGGAGATGGCGACCTGCGCAGACCTCCGGGTCGCCAGCCAGCGCAGCGAGTTCGGCCAGCCCGAACACAACCTCGGCCTGCTCCCCGGCTGGGGCGGCACCCAGCGACTGAAGAACATCGTCGGCGAAGGCCGCGCGAAGGAGATCATCTTCACCGCCGACCGCTACGAGGCCGCCGAGATGGAGTCCTACGGCTTCGTGAACGAGGTCACGCAGAACGACAGCCTCGAAGACGAGGCGTTCGACCTCGCGAAGAAGCTCGCGCAGGGCCCGCCGCTCGCCCAGAAGTACACGAAGCGCGCGATGCGCGCCGGCCGCGACAGCACGGAAGCCGGCCTCGAAGCCGAAGCGCAGGCGTTCGGCCAGCTCATGAACACCGACGACCTCATGGAGGGCGTCACCGCCTTCATGGGCGACCGCGACCCCGACTTCCAGGGCAAGTAA
- a CDS encoding DNA-3-methyladenine glycosylase family protein: MGEPHDFLRDDPHLGPLVEAHGELTIDPAEDIFARFVTSVIRQQVSMASAAATRERLFDAVEVTPAGIREADDAVLRDAGLSRQKTRYVNNIADAFAENDYTREFFEELSDDEVRDELTAITGVGEWTADMQLLFSLGREDVFPVGDLGVRKGMEAVFEDDLTRAEMRERAERWSPYRSYASLYLWRAEEDIAEAVAEVED, translated from the coding sequence ATGGGAGAGCCCCACGACTTCCTCCGCGACGACCCCCACCTCGGGCCGCTGGTCGAGGCGCACGGCGAACTCACCATCGACCCCGCCGAGGACATCTTCGCGCGGTTCGTCACCTCCGTCATCCGCCAGCAGGTGTCGATGGCGTCCGCCGCCGCGACCCGCGAACGCCTCTTCGACGCCGTCGAGGTCACCCCGGCGGGGATTCGGGAAGCCGACGACGCCGTCCTTCGGGACGCCGGGCTGTCCCGGCAGAAGACGCGGTACGTGAACAACATCGCCGACGCGTTCGCCGAGAACGACTACACCAGGGAGTTCTTCGAGGAACTGAGCGACGACGAGGTACGGGACGAACTCACCGCGATTACGGGCGTCGGCGAGTGGACGGCGGACATGCAACTACTGTTCTCGCTCGGCCGCGAGGACGTGTTCCCCGTCGGCGATTTGGGCGTTCGGAAGGGTATGGAGGCCGTGTTCGAGGACGACCTCACGCGCGCCGAGATGCGCGAGCGCGCCGAGCGCTGGAGTCCGTACCGGAGTTACGCGAGCCTCTACCTCTGGCGCGCCGAGGAGGACATCGCCGAAGCCGTCGCGGAAGTCGAGGACTGA
- a CDS encoding RimK family alpha-L-glutamate ligase — MTDSVHVGVLSLHTSKETKAILNAVEELGHQGTWLREETLSVDVRDGEVSIDPDVDVVVNRLLLSNTEQPAELLGLAHTLEGVTPMLNEPSSVLTAFHKYATATHLAAAGLSVPDAFLSLSADRLNEERPRFGEEAVFKTAIGTHGGGTWKVGADEDVNPRVGERYAFLQELIDRDEDRHRDLRVYVVGGEVIGAMRRFAPENDWRTNVALGGDVEGVPDLPADAETLARDAATTLGLDMAGVDLVEGEDGWYVLEVNPTAGFKGLFKATGTSPAPDIARLAVQRAGGAVSDDAVERLRGQFDTSMPSGAPRTPSEPTERRVIGYTEEVLVSGTSGTERTLAKSDTGASRTSLDTSFAAKIGAGPIKRMTKVKSGSLKQGKARPVVDIVVSVNGDRHTVAASLEDRGHMDYPLLLGRDILKHYQVDVTRTTDSEEAEEEELSEE, encoded by the coding sequence ATGACTGATTCGGTACACGTGGGGGTGTTGAGTCTCCACACGTCGAAGGAGACGAAGGCGATTCTGAACGCGGTGGAGGAACTCGGCCATCAGGGGACGTGGTTGCGCGAGGAGACGCTGTCGGTGGACGTGCGGGACGGCGAGGTGTCGATAGACCCGGACGTGGACGTGGTGGTGAACCGGCTCCTGCTCTCGAACACGGAGCAGCCGGCGGAACTGCTCGGGCTCGCGCACACCCTCGAAGGCGTGACGCCGATGCTGAACGAGCCGTCGAGCGTGCTGACGGCGTTCCACAAGTACGCGACCGCCACCCACCTCGCGGCGGCGGGGCTGTCGGTGCCGGACGCCTTCCTCTCGCTGTCCGCCGACCGCCTGAACGAGGAGCGCCCGCGGTTCGGCGAGGAGGCCGTGTTCAAGACCGCCATCGGGACGCACGGCGGCGGCACGTGGAAGGTCGGGGCGGACGAGGACGTGAACCCGCGCGTGGGCGAGCGGTACGCGTTCCTCCAGGAGCTCATCGACCGCGACGAGGACAGACACCGCGACCTCCGCGTGTACGTCGTCGGCGGCGAGGTCATCGGCGCGATGCGGCGGTTCGCGCCCGAGAACGACTGGCGGACGAACGTCGCGCTCGGCGGCGACGTGGAGGGCGTCCCCGACCTCCCCGCGGACGCCGAGACGCTCGCGCGGGACGCGGCGACGACGCTCGGCCTCGACATGGCGGGCGTGGATCTCGTGGAGGGCGAGGACGGCTGGTACGTCCTCGAAGTCAATCCCACCGCGGGCTTCAAGGGCCTGTTCAAGGCGACGGGCACGAGTCCCGCGCCGGACATCGCGCGGCTCGCGGTGCAGCGCGCGGGCGGCGCGGTGAGCGACGACGCGGTCGAGCGCCTCCGCGGCCAGTTCGACACGTCGATGCCGTCGGGCGCGCCGCGGACGCCGAGCGAACCGACGGAGCGCCGCGTCATCGGGTACACGGAGGAAGTCCTCGTCTCGGGGACGAGCGGCACCGAGCGCACGCTCGCGAAGTCGGACACGGGCGCGTCCCGCACGAGCCTCGACACGTCGTTCGCGGCGAAAATCGGCGCGGGCCCAATCAAGCGCATGACGAAGGTGAAGTCGGGGAGCCTGAAGCAGGGGAAGGCGCGGCCCGTCGTGGACATCGTGGTGAGCGTGAACGGCGACCGTCACACCGTCGCCGCGAGCCTCGAAGACCGCGGCCACATGGACTACCCGCTCCTGCTCGGCCGGGATATCCTCAAGCACTACCAGGTGGACGTGACGCGGACGACGGACAGCGAGGAAGCGGAGGAAGAAGAGCTCTCCGAGGAGTAG
- a CDS encoding succinylglutamate desuccinylase/aspartoacylase family protein, with product MTDGAFTYNGGRVDPGETADIRYSISETYLGDPIRVPVTIVNGPYDGPTVFLSAAVHGDELNGIEVVREVAQDWPHDNLHGTLVCLPVVNVPGFTAQQRYLPIYDRDLNRSFPGNDTSTSAKRMAHQLFTNFVEPCDYGVDFHTSTRGRSNMLHVRADMENDDVAALARAFGSNVIIDSTGPDGTLRREASDAGVPTVTVEMGEAHRFQRQFIDEALDGVASVLAQYGLHPAAPVDWPGWRTVIDSGEKTWLRADAGGIVETHYAHGDLVREGDRICTITNPFKSTRDEVAAPFTGLLVGLLENPVVYPGNPLCHLVELDEPTRRAYERDRSGTMPERPA from the coding sequence ATGACAGACGGGGCGTTCACGTACAACGGCGGCCGAGTCGACCCCGGGGAGACCGCCGACATCCGGTACAGCATCAGCGAGACCTACCTCGGCGACCCCATCCGCGTCCCCGTCACCATCGTCAACGGCCCCTACGACGGCCCGACCGTCTTCCTCTCCGCCGCCGTCCACGGCGACGAACTCAACGGCATCGAGGTCGTGCGGGAAGTCGCCCAGGACTGGCCGCACGACAACCTCCACGGCACCCTCGTCTGCCTCCCCGTCGTGAACGTCCCCGGATTCACCGCCCAGCAGCGCTACCTCCCCATCTACGACCGCGACCTCAACCGCTCCTTCCCCGGGAACGACACCTCCACGAGCGCGAAACGGATGGCCCACCAGCTGTTCACGAACTTCGTCGAACCCTGCGACTACGGCGTGGACTTCCACACCTCGACGCGCGGCCGGTCGAACATGCTCCACGTCCGCGCCGACATGGAGAACGACGACGTGGCGGCGCTCGCGCGCGCGTTCGGGTCGAACGTCATCATCGACAGCACCGGCCCCGACGGGACGCTCCGCCGCGAAGCGAGCGACGCCGGCGTCCCCACCGTCACGGTCGAGATGGGGGAAGCCCACCGGTTCCAGCGGCAGTTCATCGACGAGGCGCTCGACGGCGTCGCGAGCGTGCTCGCCCAGTACGGCCTCCACCCCGCCGCGCCCGTGGACTGGCCGGGCTGGCGAACCGTCATCGACTCCGGCGAGAAGACGTGGTTGCGCGCGGACGCCGGCGGCATCGTCGAAACCCACTACGCGCACGGCGACCTCGTCCGCGAGGGCGACCGAATCTGCACAATCACGAACCCCTTCAAGTCCACGCGGGACGAGGTCGCCGCGCCGTTCACGGGCCTGCTCGTCGGCCTCCTCGAAAACCCCGTCGTCTACCCCGGGAACCCGCTCTGCCACCTCGTCGAACTCGACGAACCCACGCGGCGCGCGTACGAACGCGACCGCTCCGGCACGATGCCCGAGCGCCCCGCGTAG
- the sdhC gene encoding succinate dehydrogenase, cytochrome b556 subunit, which yields MSQSYDRGLIEDFGRWREFSAGMWAWVFHKFTGWVLIAYLFTHIAVLSTSIEAADASAAVIANGEDVYTQTLHGLESIVIVRFLEVGLLAVAVFHILNGVRLLLVDLGLGLEQQDKSFYASLVLTGAIVVASVPTFLTGAF from the coding sequence ATGAGTCAGTCGTACGACCGGGGCCTCATCGAGGACTTCGGCCGATGGCGGGAGTTCTCGGCCGGCATGTGGGCCTGGGTGTTCCATAAGTTCACGGGATGGGTACTCATCGCGTACCTGTTCACGCACATCGCCGTTCTCAGCACGTCTATCGAAGCGGCGGACGCGTCCGCCGCCGTCATCGCGAACGGCGAGGACGTCTACACCCAGACGCTCCACGGCCTCGAAAGCATCGTCATCGTCCGATTCCTCGAGGTCGGACTGCTCGCGGTCGCCGTCTTCCACATCCTGAACGGCGTTCGCCTGCTCCTCGTGGACCTCGGACTCGGACTCGAACAGCAAGACAAGAGCTTCTACGCGTCGCTCGTCCTCACCGGCGCTATCGTCGTGGCGAGCGTCCCGACGTTCCTCACGGGGGCATTCTAA
- a CDS encoding succinate dehydrogenase hydrophobic membrane anchor subunit produces the protein MAERYSSFSRGGLAWFLQRATAAFLVVTLAFHFFLLHFYNHAPEITFAGSMGRMEVPAYWLTMVLFLGTATFHGVNGVYNALVNQGISGTPKRVAKWVLVVAGVALFVQGLRVSFALAGGSLL, from the coding sequence ATGGCAGAACGCTACTCCTCGTTCAGTCGCGGCGGCCTGGCGTGGTTCCTGCAGCGAGCAACCGCGGCGTTCCTCGTTGTGACGCTCGCGTTCCACTTCTTCCTCCTGCACTTCTACAACCACGCGCCCGAAATCACGTTCGCGGGCAGCATGGGCCGAATGGAGGTACCGGCGTACTGGCTGACGATGGTGTTGTTCCTCGGAACGGCGACGTTCCACGGCGTCAACGGCGTCTACAACGCGCTCGTCAACCAGGGAATCAGCGGCACGCCGAAGCGCGTCGCGAAGTGGGTGCTGGTCGTCGCCGGAGTCGCGCTGTTCGTGCAGGGACTCCGCGTCTCGTTCGCACTCGCCGGAGGTAGTCTACTATGA
- a CDS encoding succinate dehydrogenase/fumarate reductase iron-sulfur subunit: protein MSTQSPDTQTESETDPQAERLERKEERADEAASSTTETAEDTVELKVFRYDPEIADKQEPRFDTFHVPRKQGMTVLDALMHARDHFDSSLTFRHSCRQAVCGSDALFINGSQRLGCQTQIQDLNNSDTVRVEPLPHADVVKDLVVEMEHFYDQMESVEPYFDPSEEPEGEQLQSRENREKIKMSTRCIWCGACMSSCNIAAGDNEYLGPAAINKAYRFYFDEREGEERQQERLEIIEQEHGVWRCQTQFSCTTVCPKDIPLTEHIQELKREAVKSNLKFW from the coding sequence ATGAGCACGCAATCACCGGACACGCAGACGGAGTCGGAGACGGATCCGCAGGCTGAACGCCTCGAACGCAAGGAAGAACGCGCGGACGAAGCCGCGTCCTCGACCACCGAGACGGCGGAGGACACGGTCGAACTGAAGGTCTTCCGGTACGACCCCGAAATCGCGGACAAACAGGAACCCCGCTTCGACACGTTCCACGTCCCGCGAAAACAGGGGATGACGGTGCTGGACGCGCTGATGCACGCGCGCGACCACTTCGACTCCAGTCTCACCTTCCGGCACTCCTGCCGGCAGGCGGTCTGCGGGTCGGACGCGCTGTTCATCAACGGCAGTCAGCGCCTCGGCTGTCAGACCCAGATTCAAGACCTCAACAACTCGGACACGGTGCGGGTCGAACCGCTCCCGCACGCGGACGTCGTGAAAGACCTCGTCGTGGAGATGGAGCACTTCTACGACCAGATGGAGTCCGTGGAGCCGTACTTCGACCCGAGCGAGGAACCGGAGGGCGAACAGCTCCAGTCCCGCGAGAACCGGGAGAAGATCAAGATGAGCACGCGCTGCATCTGGTGCGGTGCGTGCATGTCCTCCTGTAACATCGCCGCTGGCGACAACGAGTACCTCGGGCCCGCGGCCATCAACAAGGCCTATCGCTTCTACTTCGACGAACGCGAGGGCGAGGAACGCCAGCAGGAACGCCTCGAAATCATCGAACAGGAACACGGCGTCTGGCGCTGCCAGACCCAGTTCTCCTGTACCACGGTCTGTCCGAAGGACATCCCGCTCACGGAACACATTCAGGAGCTCAAGCGGGAGGCCGTGAAGAGCAATCTCAAATTCTGGTAA